In Pirellulales bacterium, the DNA window CGGCAAGAAGCGGACGCAGATTGTCCTGTGGCGGCCATGGCCTTGGCCGCTGCAATCCTCCGCCCAGCGGAAGGGGTCCTTACAGCGCGCGAATGATGCCGGCAGCTCGTAAAGCGCAGCACGCTGCTACACATTCAATTCACCCGCGCCAGGACAAGACCTTCTGAACCTCGCATGGTTTCGCCCGCGGGTGTCTGCGATGGCGATTTTGCTGATTTTCCTGGAAACAACAGCGTCGGGTGCCCGTTGACCACGCCTGCGCGCGTCGTTGGGCCCTCCCAAAGCTATGCTCCCAGAAGAGGAGCGCCTCGCTGCTTGGTCACCCTTTGACGCCGCCACAGGGAGTTGGGCGATGTTTGTGCCTCTGGGGGATGACGTCGACACGCATACCTTGCCGATGGCCGGCATGGCGCTCGTCGGCGCCAACGTGCTGATCTTCTTCGCAATGGTCGGCATGGCCATCGACTATTCGCCGCCCATAAAAAGAGCGCGCGGTGCGGCGAAACCCCACGGCGGTTTGATCGCCGCTACCATTGGCTTCGACCAGGCGCCGCAAACCCGCGAGGTCATTTTCCATTACGGCCTCACGCCGAAGGATCTGCAAAAGGATCGCTTCGAGGGATTGGGAACCTACATGTTCGTCCACGGTGGTTTCATGCACCTGTTGGGCAACATGATTGTCCTCTGGGCGTTCGTCAGCACGCTCGAGCATGCCTTGGGGACGTGGACGTTTCTGACCTTCTACCTGTTGTGGGGCGTCCTGGCCGGTCTGGCACATGCCGCCGTGCATTGGGGGAGCGAAGTGCCCTTAGTCGGGGCGAGCGGCGCGATCGCCGGCGTGATCGGCGCCTATTGGGTCCTGGCTGGTGCAAGAACGCGCATTCGCACGCTGGTGTGGATCATCCGCCCGCACGTATTCATGATCCCGGCCGGCCTGTTCGTAGCGTTTTGGATCTATACACAAATCGACGGCGTGACGCGTTCGCCGCACAGCGCGGTGGGAACGGCCTGGTATTGCCATTTAGGAGGTTTCGGGGCCGGGGTCGTGACGATGCTGTTGCTGCGCGGCCGCACGGCGCGGCGATTGATCAACACGCGGTTCGGCACGACCGAGTTCCAGGAGCCCGCCGTGCGCCGCGATCCATCAATCGCCGCTGACGCCGCCGCCGGGACGGCCGCTTGCCCCTACTGCGGCACGGAAGTAACGGCCGAAACCTGCCTGGCGCCGAACCTGGCCCGCTGCCCGAACGCGTCTTGCGGCCGGTTGGTGCTGCTCGAGCGCCCTCTGGCGGCCAGCAGTCGTTAACGCTCATAAGACCGGCGCGCTGTGCCGCGGCCGTCAGCAGCCGCTTGTCGTCGCTTCGCCGCGGCGGCGGCTTTTTTCGCTTCACCGCGGCGGCCGCTTTCTTCAATGCCGCGCCCTTTGCGGCACGCGTGTACCGCTCGGGCGGATCGATTTCGCGCGCTGATATTCAGAAGCGCATGTTCGCTTGCCAGCGCGCGCCAAGGGAGCACTTATTGAGTCCAGGAAATATCGCCAGCGGCTGAGAAGCCTATTTCAGGCTCGCCAGGGTCACGGGCCCGCCTTCGGAGAGCGCGGCCAGATTGCCGACGATCACCTCTTCCGTGCCGTCGAAGGGGACCCAGGCTTCGTCAGGATTTTTTCCGGCCGGGCCGGCCGAACCGTTCAAGCTGACGTTCTGCACAGCATCGTCGGCCGGCAGCCGGAGGTGGTTGGTCACCTCGACCCACTTGCCCTCTCGCACGCCCAGCTGGATCTCCAGGCGCATCGCCTTGCCGTTCCGATAGATCCAGCAAAAGGCTCGTTCGCCGTTGTACACGATGGCCGAAGCCGGCAGCGCCAAGGCGTGCGGCCGCTCGATGATGACTTTGCCGTACGCGTACATGCCGGGCAAGATCTGGGTATCAGTCTTGGGCAAACGCACTTCGGAAAGCGCGCGACGGGTGCTTTCAGGCAAATCCGTGGGAATCTCGCTGCCGACGTTCGGCAGGTCGATCTCGGCGCGCAGCGTGCGGCTTTTGACGTTCAGCGCCCACGACGTGCGCGTGACGGTGGCGGCAATGGGCTGATCGCGGAAAGCCTTGACCAGTACCGTGGCCCGGCTGCCAGCACGGACGTAATTCGCGTCATGCTCGGGGATGTCGACAAACACGCGAACCACGTCCGTGCGGTCGATCACGTACACGGGCGCCGCTTCGCCGCTGGGCGAAAGTTCGACCGACCGCGCGCGGGCCGTCGGGTCGCCCTTGGCGGGCAGCACGAAATCGCCTGTGTTCGCCGCTCGTCCGATGACCACCCCGTCGTAGGGCGCATAGAGCTTCAGGTAGCCGACCCAGGCTTCCATTCGCTTCCAGTCGCTCGTGGCCACTTGGACGTCGGCTTCGGCGACGTCGACGGCAACTTCGTCCTGGTGGAGCGTGGCGATCTTCGATTCGAGATCCGCTTCGGCCTTCTCGATTTCCGCTACCGAGGCGTCGCGCGCCGCGGTGGCGGCCTTCAGCTGATTCTCCGATTCGCGCAGCACTTGCTCGTCGATGACGCCGCGGTTCACTTCATCCGTCAGCCGCTCCACTTCCGACTGCCAGCGTACCACCTGCGCATCGTAACGATCCCAAATCGCGCGCGTCGAAGTCAGCCGTGCGTCGGCCGCCTGGACGTCGGCCTTGGCGACGAGCACCGTTTTTTTCGCCAACTCCACGCGCTGCTTATCGAGCTCGACCGTGGCCTTCTTGGTGCGGTAATCCTCTTCGATCTCGGGAACGAAAAGGTCGACGAGCACCTGGTTTTTCTTCACCGGGTCGCCGATGTCGACGTACCACTTCTCGACGTACCCGCTCAACTTGGGAAAAATGGAAGTGCGTTCGTACGATTCGACAAAGCTTGGCTGACCGACCACGCGCGTAATGTTGCGCAATTGCGGCTTCACGATTCGCACGTCCGGCGGCGGCGCGTCGCCGGGTGCGTCCGCCGTAACGTTGGCGCCGCACCCGACACAGGCCATCAGCAACGCGCAGGCGCAAAGGCGCGAAATGCCGGCCGCCGTCCGCCTGCCGAGGAAAATGCCGAAACCGCGTGCTGCGCGGCGATGCTCACGCCCCCGGCCGGCGGCGTGCCAAGACGGACAGAACCTACTCAATGGCGGCATCATGCGACCCTGACTCGGGGGTTTCACTACCGGCATCCGGCGGTGCGGGCTCGTCCGGTGAGGCTTCTTCATGCGGCGCGCCGGCCGGAGGCTTGCCGCCCATCCGCTCGTCCCATGCCGCATAGTCCTCGCTCGGCTTCATTTCTTCGTGGAACTCATCGACGCGCGCGAATACGAGCGGGTCATAGTGGACGCTGCGCTTGTCGTCCGGGTAAATCGAGGCCGAACGAGCCATCTTGCTGCCGATGACGATCGCAAACACCGACGGCAGCACCAGCAATGTGGCAAACGTCGACATGACCAGCCCGCCGATCACGGCAAGTCCCAGCGGCGCTTGCATCTGGCTGCCACGTTCCAGGGCGAGCGCCATCGGCACCATGCCCACGGTCATGGCGCAGGCGGTCATCAAGATCGGGCGGAGCCGCTCGCTGGCGCCCAGAATCGCGGCCTTTACCGAATGATCGCCGTTCTGCCAGTGGTCATCCATGAACGTCACCAGCATCACGGAGTTCGACACGGAAACGCCCAGGCACATAATCGAGCCCATGAACGATTCGATATTCAACGACGTGCCGGTGAAGTACAGGATCGTGGCGATGCCGGCCAACACGCCGGGCACGGCGCCGACCGAGACCAGCGCCAAGCGCGGCGACTCGAAGTACGCGGTCAGGAGCACCAGGATGACGAACACCGCGACC includes these proteins:
- a CDS encoding rhomboid family intramembrane serine protease translates to MFVPLGDDVDTHTLPMAGMALVGANVLIFFAMVGMAIDYSPPIKRARGAAKPHGGLIAATIGFDQAPQTREVIFHYGLTPKDLQKDRFEGLGTYMFVHGGFMHLLGNMIVLWAFVSTLEHALGTWTFLTFYLLWGVLAGLAHAAVHWGSEVPLVGASGAIAGVIGAYWVLAGARTRIRTLVWIIRPHVFMIPAGLFVAFWIYTQIDGVTRSPHSAVGTAWYCHLGGFGAGVVTMLLLRGRTARRLINTRFGTTEFQEPAVRRDPSIAADAAAGTAACPYCGTEVTAETCLAPNLARCPNASCGRLVLLERPLAASSR
- a CDS encoding efflux RND transporter periplasmic adaptor subunit, coding for MACVGCGANVTADAPGDAPPPDVRIVKPQLRNITRVVGQPSFVESYERTSIFPKLSGYVEKWYVDIGDPVKKNQVLVDLFVPEIEEDYRTKKATVELDKQRVELAKKTVLVAKADVQAADARLTSTRAIWDRYDAQVVRWQSEVERLTDEVNRGVIDEQVLRESENQLKAATAARDASVAEIEKAEADLESKIATLHQDEVAVDVAEADVQVATSDWKRMEAWVGYLKLYAPYDGVVIGRAANTGDFVLPAKGDPTARARSVELSPSGEAAPVYVIDRTDVVRVFVDIPEHDANYVRAGSRATVLVKAFRDQPIAATVTRTSWALNVKSRTLRAEIDLPNVGSEIPTDLPESTRRALSEVRLPKTDTQILPGMYAYGKVIIERPHALALPASAIVYNGERAFCWIYRNGKAMRLEIQLGVREGKWVEVTNHLRLPADDAVQNVSLNGSAGPAGKNPDEAWVPFDGTEEVIVGNLAALSEGGPVTLASLK